Proteins encoded within one genomic window of Conchiformibius steedae:
- a CDS encoding aminoacyl-tRNA deacylase: MAKPDYPITPAVRFLRTQQIDFTPHPYPYREHGGTAHSAQCLGVDEHCVIKTIVLQNEAKQGCIMLMHGDRQVSTRKLARLLGMRHLEPATPQQANKWTGYLVGGISPFGIKAALPVYAQHSIFALPEIYINGGKRGFLVSLRPDALHSLPATAVDAAAD, encoded by the coding sequence ATGGCAAAGCCCGATTATCCCATTACCCCTGCCGTGCGCTTTTTGCGAACACAGCAAATTGATTTCACCCCGCACCCCTACCCTTACCGCGAACACGGCGGCACCGCGCATTCGGCGCAGTGTTTGGGCGTGGACGAACATTGTGTGATTAAAACCATTGTGTTGCAAAACGAAGCCAAACAAGGCTGCATTATGCTGATGCACGGCGACCGTCAGGTATCCACCCGCAAGCTGGCGCGGCTGCTGGGTATGCGCCACCTTGAACCTGCCACCCCGCAGCAGGCAAACAAATGGACAGGCTATCTGGTGGGGGGAATCAGCCCGTTCGGTATCAAAGCCGCCTTGCCTGTGTATGCCCAACACAGCATTTTTGCACTGCCCGAAATCTACATCAACGGCGGCAAACGCGGCTTTTTAGTGTCGTTGCGCCCCGATGCGCTGCACAGCCTGCCCGCTACCGCCGTTGATGCCGCTGCCGATTAA